In the Malania oleifera isolate guangnan ecotype guangnan chromosome 1, ASM2987363v1, whole genome shotgun sequence genome, one interval contains:
- the LOC131165318 gene encoding probable mannitol dehydrogenase, protein MPLDGGAPLLCVGITIYSPLKYYGLNKPCMHVGVVGLGGLGHVAVKFAKAFGVKVTVISTSPNKKNEAMEHLSADSFLVSRDQDQMNAAMSTMDSIIDTISAVHPLMPLLGLLKSNGKLVMVGLPDRPLELLAFPLIMGRKQVAGSCIGGMKETREMIDFAAKHNITTEIEVIPMDYVNTAMESFAKGDVRYRFVIDIGNTLTA, encoded by the exons atgcctCTTGATGGTGGTGCTCCTCTCTTATGTGTGGGGATCACAATATATAGTCCTTTAAAATACTATGGCCTTAACAAGCCTTGCATGCATGTGGGAGTGGTTGGTTTGGGTGGTTTGGGGCATGTAGCTGTGAAGTTCGCAAAAGCCTTTGGAGTAAAAGTGACAGTGATTAGCACCTCACCTAACAAGAAGAATGAAGCTATGGAGCATCTCAGTGCCGATTCATTTTTGGTCAGTCGTGACCAAGATCAGATGAAT GCTGCAATGAGCACAATGGATAGTATCATTGACACAATCTCTGCAGTTCACCCTCTCATGCCACTACTTGGACTGTTGAAGTCCAATGGTAAGCTTGTTATGGTTGGTTTACCAGATAGGCCACTTGAGCTGCTAGCCTTCCCCCTTATTATGG GAAGGAAACAAGTGGCTGGGAGTTGCATTGGGGGCATGAAGGAGACACGAGAGATGATTGATTTTGCAGCAAAACACAACATAACAACAGAAATTGAGGTGATTCCAATGGATTATGTGAACACTGCCATGGAAAGTTTTGCAAAGGGTGATGTTAGATATCGTTTTGTCATAGACATTGGAAACACATTAACTGCCTAA